GTCCACGGTCTTCACGGCCACGGGGAGCCCCCTGGCGGGCGACATGGCGGCGCGCGTGGGGCAGGTGCTGGATGGCTACGTGAGCAGTTGGGCGCGGCAGCACACCGAGGCGTGCGAGGCCACGCGGGTGCACGAGGTGCAACCCGAGGCGCTGTACACCCAGCGCGTCGTCTGTCTGGAGCGGCGGCGCAAGGACCTGCACGCGCTGGTGGACGCGCTGGGTCGCGTGGAGGCGGCGGGCGTGGAGAAGGCGCTGGATGCGGCGTATGCGCTGCCCTCGCCCGACGACTGCGCGGACGTGGAGGCGCTGGCGGGTCAGCAACCCCGGCCCTCGGACCCGGTGCTGCGCGCGGAGCTGGAGTCGTTGGAGGGCGGGCTGTCGGAGGTGAAGGCGCTGGTGGACACCAGCCGCCATCCCCAGGCGCTGGCGACGGCGAATGCGCTGGAGTCCCGGGTGCTGGCCGCACGCAATCCACCGCTGACGGCGGAGCTGCGCTTCCATCAGGGGTGGCTCCAGGCCGTGCTGGGCGAGAAGGAGAAGGGCGCGGGCATCCTGGAGTTGGCCGTCTACGACGCCACGGTGGGACGGGCGGACCGGCTGGAGGTCCTGGTTCTCAACAAGTTGCTCTATGTCGAAGGGGAGCGCGAACGCTTCGAGCACGCCGCGCGGTGGGCACGGCTGGGGAAGGCGACGCTCGAACGGCTGGGCGGCGACGCGGTGTTGAAGGGCGACCTGCTGGTGAACGAGGCCAACCTCGCGCTGATGCAGGGGAAGACCGCGGACGCCCGCGCCTTGTTGGAGGAGGCCGCCGCGGTGCTGACGGAGGCGCTGCCACCTGGACACCCCAAGCGCGCGCGGGTGACCTTCTCACTGGGGCGCGTGCTGCTGGAGGACGGCGCCTTCGCGGAGGCCGTGCGGGTCATGGAGGAGGCGCTGCGGCAGACGGAGGCGGCGGTGGGGCCTCGTCATCTGGACGTGGCGCGGCGTCACCAGGGCCTGTCCATGGCGCTGCGGGAGCTGCGGCAATTCACGCGGGCGCTGGAGCACGCGCGTGCCTCGGTGGCGCTGCATCGCGAGCTGCTGGGCGCCAGCCATCTGAAGCTGGCGGAGGCGCTCGATGAGGAGGGCATGAGCCTGCTCGCGCTGGACCGCCACGAGGAGGCGCTGAAAGTCTACGAAGCCGCGCTGTCGGTGAAGCTCACTCAGCTCGCCCCCGACGACGAGGACCTCCAGTACTCCTACGACGGCGTGGGGCAGGCGCTGCTGGGGCTCGGGCGCACGCGCGAGGCACTGGTCCCCCTGCGCAAGGCGGTGGCCTTCACGGGGGCTCAGGAGGACTCGCTGGGCGAGTCCGGCTTCGCGCTCGCCCGCGCGCTGTGGAAGGAAGGGCAGGGCGTGGAGGCGAGGGCCGAGGCGGCGAAGGCCCGGGAGCGCTTCGCGGCGTCAGGCCGTACGTCCCAGGCCGACGCGGTTCGGGCCTGGTTGGAGGCGCTGCCGCCGGAGGTGAAGGCGAAGCCCGTCCGCGGCGCTCCGCGTCGGCGCCGTTAGCCGTGGCCGGCGCCAAGAACTCCCCGTTCCCAGCAGTGAGGAAGCTGCTGGGAACGGGCAGTGCGTTGTTTACGGCGTGGTGAAGAACGAGCTGAGGGTGTCCGCCATGTGGAGGGGCAACTGCTCGACCACGGTGAACGGCTCACGCGTCACGTCCGAGTTGGGACTGTCGATGGCCGTCACCGTCAATGCGTAGACGGCGCCGGGCGCCAGCACACCCGCGGGAAGGCGCAGCTCCGAGGCCGTGCCCGGCAGGTAGAACTGGTTCTGGATCCACAGCGAGGCATTGCTGACATTGTAGCGATTGAGGAGCACCCGATAGGCATTGGGGGCCCCCGTCACAGGCGGCGTCCAGGTGATGATGGGGCTGCTGTTGCTCACCTGTCGCTGCGTCGTCGCGGCGATGCCGTCGATGGCCAGGGCGCCGGCTGGCGTCAGCTTGGGCTCGATGGGGCTGGCGACCAGGTTGTCCAGGGTGTCCCAGCTCGCAATGGCGCCGCTTCGGGTCCGCGCACGGCTGGCACCAGGCGCGGTCTCGGAGAGGGAGAACGGATAATGGGCGCTACCCACCATCTGCCACGAAGCGGGGTAGGGATTGCCGTACGCCAACTGGTCCGTCAGGGTGAAGTTCGCTCCCGCGGGCAGCGTGAAGTTGAGGACCTCCCCCGCGTAGCCCACCGAGGATGACGCCGGGCTGTGCGGCGCGGGACTGATGGTGAAGCTGGGGGCGCGGGCCGTCGCATTCGGGTGGATGGCCAGGGCCTGCGCGGGGTAGCTCCCCATCCGCCACTCCAGGGAGAAGCTCTCCGAGGGGACGGACTGCATGGCGCCGCTGAGGGTGAAGACCGACGAGATGCCCGGGTCGAAGTCGAAGAAGGGCAGCTCCAGGCTCCGGGAGATGGTTTCGCCAACCAGGGGGGCTCCCGTCGGGAGCTGGGCCCCCTGGAAGCTCGAGAACTGGTTCACATACAGGCCATCCTGCTTCAAGCCGTCGAAGGTCGGGAAGGTGTTCGACAGGTTGTAGGCAAGGCCATAGCCATTCAGGTGTGTCATGCCGGGGGTCGTGGCGCTCCAGAGATACGTCTCCGCCACGAAGTCGAGTTGCCCGGAGACGAGTTGGAGTCGACTGCCCAGGAAGCTCCCGTCGGGGTCCTCCCAAGGCGCGACGTTCGTGAGGTTCACGGCCATTTCCGCGTCGAAGGCGGATGAGAAGACGGTGTCTTCCCGTCCCCGGAAATTCTGTCCCACCTCCACGTGTCGTTCATCGGTGACGACGAAGCTGCTCCCTCGCTTCAGGTAGAACTCCCCCTGGGGGACGCCCAGGAAGCGATACCCCCCCGCGTGCGGAGCCCCGGTGAACTGGGTGAATCCGCTGCTCGTGCGCACGAGGAGTTCGGGGGGATTGGACGACAAATCCAGGCTGCGGATGGCGATGCCCACGGAAGTGTGGAACCGCTCAGTGTGGGTGACGAGCACTGCGTCCGGTCCGTCGACTTCGTGACTGCCGGAGGTTTCGCTCACACTCACGGGTCCCTGGTTGTCTTGCAATGACTCACCGTTTTTCGGTTCGCCATCGGCGCAGCCAGAGAGAACGACAGACATCGAGACACACGCCAACCCAAGGCGATGCATTCGCATGGTGTTTCCGTACGGGGTACTGCGGTGTTGCCGGCCCGCGCGGATAGTCTGACAGCCAGGTTGCTTCTGCAACCTCTCATCTTCTTGTGGGGAGGGTACTTCTTAAATGAAGGGTATCTCTTTGTCAGGACCTGGGCCTGAAGCCTGACGGAGCCAACCCGCTCCTGGCGCGGACACTCCGCCAGGAGCGGATGGCTGTTCTGTTACGGCGTGTTGAAGAAGGAGGTGATCGCGGACGCAGTGGTCATGGGCAGCGAGTCATACGACCGGTGCGGCTCGCGCGTGACCTCTGCGTTGGGGCCGTCGATCGCCACCACCCGCACGTTGTAGACGGTGCCGGACTCCAGGGTTCCCGCAGGGATCCGCACCTCGGACTCCGTGCCCGACAGGTAGAAGGTCCCCTTGATAATCCCCGAATGAGTGCTGGTGTGCGAGATGAGGTCAACCCGATACGCGGTGGGGGCACCGTTCGCGGGCGGCTGCCAGGAGATGACAGGGCTGGAGTTGCCCACCACGCGCTGAGACGTCGCCGGAATGCCGTCGATGGCCAGGCTGCGCGGCGGCGTCAACGTCGGGGCGATGGGGCTGATGACCAGGTTGTCCAGGTAGTCGGTCACGGAGATGGCGCCGCTCATGGAGCGCGGGGCCCCCCCGATGACAGGCAGCACTTCCGCGGTGCTGTACGTGTAGTTGGCCGAGCCAAGCAGGCGCCAGTGGGACGGATACGGGTTCCCGTACTTCAGGTTCTGCGCCAGGGTGAAGGACGCGCCCTGCGGGAGTTGGGCGGTGAAGACTTCACCTGAATAGCCCACCCAGCCTTCGTCGGGACCATGGGCCGAAACCTCAATGGAGAACGTGGGCGTGCGCGGCGCCGCGTTGGGGTGGACGGCCGAGGCGTGGGCCGCATAGGCGCCCAGACGCCACTCGAGTGAGACGTTGGACAGGGGGACTTCCTGCATGGCCCCATTGATGATGAGGGGCGTCGCGCCGTTGGCGGTGAAGTCCAGGGCGGGGAACTCCAGACTCCGCACGATGGTGGCGGCGGTCAGGGCCTGACCATTCGCCATCATCCCCTGCGAGACCCCGGAGAGTTGCGTCACATACAGTTCGTCTCCCTTCGCTGCTTCGAAGACAGGGAGGGTGTCCCCCGCGTAATGATACATCTCCGCGTTGGTGGTGCTCATGCTCGTCGCTCCCTGCGCGACGAGGTCGTAGAGGGTGGCTGCGCCCGCGACACCCAGATTGCCTGAAACGAAGTGCAGGCGAGAGTTCTGGGCGTACGTCCCGCCCTGACGCCACGGCGCCAGGTTCGTGAGGTCGAGCTCCAGCGGGGTTTCGAAGTAGTCGGTGCGGACGGTATCCGCCCGCCCCAGGCGATTCGAGCCCAACTCCACGTGGCGCTCATCCGTGACGATGTAGGTATGCCACGACTTCAAATAGTACTCACGCTCGGGGACGTTGAGGAAACGGTAGCCGCCTCCGTACGGTGTCCCCGTGATACGCGTGAAGGTGTTTCCATTGGGGACGAGGATTTCCGGAGGGTTGTCCGACATGTCCCGGCCCCGGACGGCGACGCCCACCGAGGTGAAGTATCGCATGGTGTTCATGACAAACACCGTGCTGGTGCCCGCGATGTCGCGTTCCTCCGCGGGCGCCACGTCTTCTGAAGGGGTGGAGTCGTTCTGGTTGACGGGGGTTCGCTGGTCCTGTGCGTCGTGAAGGGTGTCGAGACCCTCATCGGCGCAGCCCGTCAAAACGGCACACATCGAGACACACGCCAATCCAAGGCGATGCAGTCGCATGATATTTTCCAAGGGTTGATTGCTGGCACGGACGTCCCTGGGGGGACGTTGGCTCAAGATATTGGGGAAGTCATGTGCAGGCCGCAACCCGGTTGCGGCAGCCCTTGGGAAATGCTTTTCAAATGAGGTGTATCTCTCCACCAATGATTTTGCGTGTCCCACCGCGCGCCTCCCATCCCCGGTGATGCATTCGTCGCCGGGGACGGGGGCTGTGCGGGGTTACGGCGTGGAGAAGAAGGAGCTGATGGCCTCGGCCTGGGTGCTGGGCAGCTTTTCGTACGAGGAGAACGGCTCGCGTGTCACTTCGTAGTGAGGGCTGTCGATGGCCGCCACCTTCATGAAGTAGACGGAACCCGGCGTGAGGAATCCGGGGGGCAGCCGCACGTCCGTCGTGGTGCCCGCGACGTAGAAGGCGCCGTGCGGCAACAGGTTTTGATATTCGGGGTAGAAGCGTTGGATTTGCACCCGGTAGGCGGTGGGCGCGCCGTTCGCGGGAGGCTGCCAGGAGATGACAGGACTGGAGTTGCCCACCACCCGCTGCGAGGTCGCGGCGATACCATCAATGGCCAGGCTTCGCGGCGGCGTCAGCGTCGGGGTGATGGGGCTGGAGACCAGGTCCTCCAGGTAGTCCACGGTGGAGATGCCGCCTCTGAGCGTACGGGGCGGTCCCCCCACGCCCGGCAGGGCCTCCGCGGTGGTGTACGAGTGGTAGACGGTGCCGACCAGCCTCCAGTGGGAGGGGAACGGATTTCCGTAGGTCAGGTTCTGCGCCAGGGTGAACGACGCGCGCTGCGGCAGCGAGGCGAAGAACACCTCCCCCGCATAACCCACCCAGCCTTCCTCGGGGCCATGGGCCGAGGCGTCGATGTAGATGGAGGCGGCGCGAGGTTCCGCGGCCGGGTGAACGGCCGAGGCGAGCGGCGTGTACGTGCCCAGCCGCCACTCCAGTGAGACGTTCGACAGCGGGACTTCCTGCATGGCGCCGCTGATGGACAGAGGCGTCATCCCGTCAGGGGCGAAGTCAAAAGCAGGCACTTCCAGGCTCCGCACGATGGTGCTCGCCGTCAGGAGTTGGCCCGAGGGCAGGTACCCCTGATTGACGGCTGTGAGTTGATTCACATACATCCTGTCGCCCTTCGCCGCCTCGAAGACAGGGATTTCCCCTACGAAGCTGTCGAAGGAGGCGTTCTGGGTGTTCAGGCTCGTTTCACCGTTGGGGACGGTGTCGAAGATGTTCGCCTCCCCGAAGAATTCCACCTCGGCCGAGGTGAGCTGCAGCCGCGAGTTGTTCGGGTACGGGTTGCTGGCGTTCCACGGGGCCAGGTTCGTGAGGTTCAGGTGCAGCGGGCTGGAGTACAGATCCGAGAAGACGGTGTCCTCCCGGCCCAGCCGGTTCCTGCCAATCTCCACATGCCGCTCGTCCGTGACGACGTAGGTCGTGGCGCCGGTCTTCAGGTAGTACTCCCCCTCCGGGACGTTGAGGAACCGGTATCCACCCGCATAGGGGGCGCCCCTGATGCGCGTGAAGGTGCTGCCACTGCGGACGAGGATGTCCGGAGGGTTGGCGGACATGTCCTTGCCGCGGACGGCGACACCCACCGCGGTGAAGAAGCGCTCGGTGTTCATGACGAACACCGTGCGGGTCCCCGCGATGTCGCGCTCCTCCGCGTCGGTCCCGTCTCCGGTGGAGTCGTTCTGGTCGACGGGGGTTCGTTGGTCCTGTTCGTCATGAAGCGGGCCGGCTTCATCTTCGGCACAACCCGTCAAGACAATGCACATTGAAACACACGCCAATCCAAGGCGATGCAGTCGCATGGTTTCTCCCAAGGGTTTGATTGCGGGCACGGACGTCCCTGGGGGGGACGTTGGCGTGTCAGTCTGGGGAGCCTTCGCGGGTGCTGCAACTGATTGGCGTGGTTGTCTTGGAATGCTTTTCAAATGAACGTCATCTCTCCGCCAGGACCTCGGTACGATGTCCTGGCGGAAAGTGAAAGCCTGACTAGCTGTCGTAGCCGTAGTTGCCCTCGAGCACGAGGACCTTGCCGCTCGCGGGATAGAACAGCACCACCCACGCCTTGTTGTCCGTGCAGTTGTGGCAGGAGATGGGGTACGTCGTGGTCCAGGCCTGGACCTCACCGCCGCCGGCAAAGACATCCATCGCGGCCAGCAGCGCGTCGCCGTCCCGCCACGGGCTGAAGAACAGCACCTGCGCCAGGTCCGCACGGCCAATGTAGCTGCCCTCGGACGGCTGCGAGAGCGCGGGGTACTGCGTGCCCAGCTTCGCCATGACGGACTGAATCGTCTTCGGCTCGGTGGGGCACTCCGGGATGCTGTACGCATCCACGGGCTCCAGGTGGTGCCAGCTCATGCCCGTGGAGGTGGAGTTCCACTGGAGGCGCTCGGGCTCCAGGACGGTGGAGTCAATGGCCGTGAGCGCCAGGGGCGTGGTCGCGCCGCCTTCGCAGACGCCCGCGTACATGCAGCGCGACACCTGCCGGTAGGTGCCACACGCGGAGAAGTCCGACGCGCCCTGCGGCTGCGAGGTGATGCAGGCGTGCACGGAGGGCAGGCACGGCTGGCTCGGCCAGGTCTCGTAGGCGTCGCCGGACGTGAGCGCCAGCTCGGTGACGCGCGCGACCAGCCGGGCCGTCTTACGCGCCATGCCGCCCCCGTGGAGGGCCGCGTCGAAGACCAGCGGCACGGTGTGCGGGTCCATGGCCTGCTGCACGCTGGGGTAGCGCCAGTCGAGCACGAACCGGCCCGCGCCCGCGGACGTCACCTGCGGGATGCCGTCCGGCGCCGTCACCGTGAACGAGCTGGCCGCGGCGTTCGCGTAGCCCCGGTAGACGAGGGCGTTATCACCGGAGCTCGCCCAGACGGGGTTGACGTCCGTCTCCACGAAGATGCCGCTGGCGCCACGGAAGTCAAAGAAGCGCGGCGCCACCACGATGCGCGCGGTGTACTGGTTCGGCACGCCCGTGAAGGTGTTGACGGTGATGAAGAGCGGCAGGCCGGAGAGCACCGTGTTCAGCTCGTACCCTTCCTTGAGCACGACCTCGAAGCGGCGCTCGCTGATGATGGTCGACGTGCCGAACGCGTCATCCGGAACGAAGCTGAACACGTGCTGCAGGTAGCGGTTCGCCGTGGCGCGCAGGACGAGCGCGCGGACGCCGTCACGCTCCTCGAACGTGCCCAGCGTCTCGAAGCTCAAATCGAGCGCGCCCTCGCTGGCGTAGATGCGCGTGGCGGTCGTCGCCTCCGCGGTGTGGGTGCCGATGTCCTGCGCGGACTCAGACTCCGTGTTGGAACAGCCCGGCGCCGCGATGGCGGTGAAACATGCGAGTGCAAGACCTCGAAACGTCATGAGTGCCTCCAAGGGTGAAATCCTTGGATAGCATGACGGTCTGATAGCCTCGGGAAACCTGTGTATCAGGTATGTGACGACAATCACGCCCGGCGCGGGTGCTCCGAGCTTGGATACACCCCGCGTCCTAGCCGGACCTCCACCGCCGCGGGCCGCCGTGCGCGGCCACGCGGCGGGGACGGTGTCAGTCCGCGGTGAAGTAGACGTTGTCGAGCAGCAGCGTGTCCGCGGCCGCGCCAGCACCGGCGAGGAAGACGAACGGCGCCCGCACCGCGCTGAGCTGCACCCCGCCCGCGGCGAAGTCCGCCAGGGGGATGGCCAGGTGGTGCCACTGCCCGTCATTCACGTAGCCATACCGCGCCGCGGGCAGCTCGACGGTCGCATCGTCGCTCATGGCGATGACCACGCTGGAGAAGCCCGGGTCGGCGGAGTTGAGGCTCACGTGCAGCGTCTTCCAGCCGTCCAGGTTGCGCGGCGTGTTCCAGTGCACGCCGAAGCCCAGCCACGCCTTGCCCGCGTGGACCACCAGCTCGGACTGGCGTCCTTCGACGCGCGTGCTGGAGGGCTCCAGCGTGAGGGTGCCTTCGTAGAGATAGATGTGCGTGTTGACGCCATCCACCGCCACGTCCTCGGAGCGGCCTCCCTCGTAGAAGCCCACGGCGAGCCGCCGCTGCCCTGCCTCGAACGGGAAGGGGCCGGGGAGCACCTCGTTGTCGGGGTCCACGCCCGAGTCGGGCCTGTCATAGCCCTGGTCCGAGTAGTCCGGCACACCCGGGTCGGGACGGCAGCCCGCCGCCAGGAACATGCACATCGCGAGTCCCGCGCGCTTCATGGCCGCACCGCCCTTTCCGTGCCGTTGGCTGTCTGCATCAGCACCCAGCCGCCCTGCACCATCCCGCCCATCTCGACGATGCCCTTGTAGGCGGGCGTCGCCAGGTCGTAGGCGTAGGTGCCGGTGGCGTCGTACGTCACCGCGGTCGGGAACAGGTCGAGCATGTTCTGGTACGCGCGAATGGCTTGCAGCCGGACCTGGGGCAGGTCCTCCTGCCGGGCCGTGCCGTTCTGGTAGATGCCGAGCAGGTTGCTGCCCACGTAGAACTGGGCCTCGCCTCCAGGCTCCCTCGCGAGCACGGTGGCCCACGAGTAGAACGCGGCCACGCTGCCCGCCTGGGCCTGGATGTCCCACTTCGTCTCCGCGCCCAGCGCGCTGCTGCGGAAGGGGTTGTTCGGGTCATCCAGCACGGACGTGTCGGGGTAGATGCCGACGTCCGGGCTGTAGAGCTGGAGCGTGAGCCCGTCCAAGGATTCGCCATACACGAAGCTGGCGGGGTCGTAGCAACCGGTGACAGCCCCGGCGCAGGCCAGCAGGAGCCACGTCTTCATACGTCCTCCACTAGAGAGACAGGATGGCATAGGCGCCCATTTCGAATTCACGGCCTTCGAGTCCGTCCGCGATGGCCATGGTGCTGAGGCCTTCCGAGTACTGGTCCAGCATGCGCACCAGCCCGCGCACGCCGAAGCGCGTCGTCACCATGCCCATGACCGGGCGCTTGAGGCCGTAGGACAGGTCTCCGCCGAGCTGGATGGGATAGGTGAGGTTGAAGACGCGGTGGTAGTCGTACGGACCCCAGTTGTTGAAGTGGAGCTGCGTCGTCAGCATCACCGTGTCCCACAGCACGGAGGCGTCCACGCCGAAGCGTTTCACCTGCCGTGAGTCTTCACCCGAGGACTGGTTGCTGCCCGCGAAGGCGGCGCCGAAGATCTTCAGCCGCGACATCGGGTTGGTGACGACGCGCAGCGTGGCCTCCCACTCGTCACGGGCGATGGGCGCGTTGCCGAAGGCCACCATGCTGCCGTCCGCGAGGATGGCGATGCCCGCGTCGCGAGACGTCGGCTGCCGCCGGTACACGATGTCCAGGCCCGCCGCGAAGGGCGCGTCCTCGCGCATGTCGCGGTCCCACTGCCAGAACCAGGTTCCGGGCGTGGGGTCGAAGGTGAGCAGCAGCTCGGCGCCCAGCGTCTCGCGGTTGTCGAGCACGGTGAAGGCATCCACCAGCACGTTGCGCGGACGCACGCCGGCGAAGTACCGGCCCGTCTCCGCGTCGTACCCGTCCTGGATGGTCGGGTTCGGCCCGATGAGGGGCTTCTGGTACAGCAGGTTGGGGGACACCTGGAACGAGCTGCCGACCTGGATGACGGCGCCCGCCTGTCCACCGAAGTGGTTGCCACGGCCGCTCTCGCGCAGGCTCCAGCCCGTCAGCAGGATGCCCTGCTCCGGACCGCCGTCCGCCACGAGGCCGCGGTAGGAGCCCTGGAGGAACGTGCGCACCGCGCCCAGGTCGTAGGTGAGCCGCGCCTTGGCGCCCAACGTGTCGAGCATCTGGACTTCGTCCCGCATCACCTCGTAGCCGCTGTTGAGGTAGCTGGGGCCATTGGTGGGCCGCGACCAGGTGAATTCCTCGCCCACGCGCTGCGGGGCCGCGAGGATGCCGCCGACCTCCAGGGACATGGGGCCCTTCGTCCAGCCGAGCGACAGCGTGGACCTGCGGGCCACGCGCTCGCGGATGACGGAGGCGGTGAGCTGGGTGGCGCCGCGGGCGATGTCCTCCTGGTGCATCAGCGTCAGGGTGACGGGGCCCACGTCGCGGCGGTACTTGGCGACGATGGACGGGTTGGCGCCCCAGTACAGCTCGGGGCCCAGGGCGACCTTGAGGCCCTCCAGGCCATTCTTGCCGGTGAAGACGACGCCGAAGGGCGCGTTGCCCTTGTAGATGTCCAGCGCGGGGCCGTAGTTCGCCTCGCGGTACAGGCCGAAGAAGTCGCCCTCCTCGCCCCAGTGGAAGTGGGCGGTGCGGTAGAAGCCCTCCAACTGGAAGTCCGCGCGGTCGAGCTTGAACTCGGCCTGGTACAGCGCGAGCCGGTCCAGGCCCAGCGGTTGCTGCTGCTGGCC
This genomic window from Myxococcus hansupus contains:
- a CDS encoding serine/threonine-protein kinase, with product MANTDDRGSGADDSPELSTQVVSEDAHGAPHTAEPSSARAAPGQASSRSPLGQRVGRFIPLKLLGQGGMGAVYAAYDPDLDRKVALKLLSVEARHLDEEGGRVRLLREAQAMARVSHPNVIPIYEVGTWDGQVFFTMELVSGGTLADWRREKVRSWREVLATYLQAGRGLEAAHAAGLVHRDFKPANVLVGRDGRVCVTDFGLARPVDNLPLDEHPTVARVPMCSEISRPLNEPLTETGVVLGTPPFMSPEQFRGEALDARSDQFSFCATLYRALYNQRPFDPDELSRAAKALRAGASLDAASLIHAPPAEPRVPAWVSRAVMRGLSLEPDARFPSMGALLEALSQDQHRARARKVGGMAVATAALVGVVGGALWWQSRVCAGAEGLLANSWGPAAKARVSTVFTATGSPLAGDMAARVGQVLDGYVSSWARQHTEACEATRVHEVQPEALYTQRVVCLERRRKDLHALVDALGRVEAAGVEKALDAAYALPSPDDCADVEALAGQQPRPSDPVLRAELESLEGGLSEVKALVDTSRHPQALATANALESRVLAARNPPLTAELRFHQGWLQAVLGEKEKGAGILELAVYDATVGRADRLEVLVLNKLLYVEGERERFEHAARWARLGKATLERLGGDAVLKGDLLVNEANLALMQGKTADARALLEEAAAVLTEALPPGHPKRARVTFSLGRVLLEDGAFAEAVRVMEEALRQTEAAVGPRHLDVARRHQGLSMALRELRQFTRALEHARASVALHRELLGASHLKLAEALDEEGMSLLALDRHEEALKVYEAALSVKLTQLAPDDEDLQYSYDGVGQALLGLGRTREALVPLRKAVAFTGAQEDSLGESGFALARALWKEGQGVEARAEAAKARERFAASGRTSQADAVRAWLEALPPEVKAKPVRGAPRRRR